The Hydra vulgaris chromosome 11, alternate assembly HydraT2T_AEP genome contains a region encoding:
- the LOC100200686 gene encoding STE20-related kinase adapter protein alpha isoform X4, translated as MVDCPGVLSFYHSFVKDEYIFTFFPLYNYGSCYDLISSEFRHGLPIQLVAVVIRSTILALEYLHDFGIIHRAVKASHMLLNSCGNVCLSGLSYSILLPKENQIAHDYPKHAVQMLPWVSPEILQQNVKGYTYLTDIYSLGITIFELVSGTVPFHGMKPTEILLQKLCGVVPQFPDYSKSLDSQSDIVISQSSLDGFENDTEYTTAVPILQKHKRIKQLHQLVDACLQLDPSARPSAYQLHYCLYIRHIKRKQKEKDFPSFNTMLNPLKPVTKFIPADGSYLESNSPTIVSNEAWLFPR; from the exons gttcTTGTTATGATTTAATATCATCAGAATTTCGCCATGGTCTACCTATACAACTTGTGGCTGTGGTTATTCGCTCAACTATTCTTGCATTAGAATATCTTCATGATTTTGGTATAATACACag agCTGTAAAAGCAAGCCATATGCTTCTTAATTCTTGTGGGAATGTTTGTTTATCAGGTCTTTCATATAGTATTTTACTACCTAAAGAAAATCAAATAGCTCACGATTATCCTAAACATGCAGTCCAAATGCTTCCTTGGGTTTCTCCAGAAATATTACAGCAG AATGTTAAAGGCTATACTTACTTAACAGATATTTATAGCCTTGGTATCACAATTTTTGAACTTGTGTCTGGCACAGTTCCATTTCATGGCATGAAACCAACTGAG attttacttCAAAAACTATGTGGTGTTGTGCCCCAATTTCCAGATTACTCTAAAAGCTTAGATTCACAATCAGATATTGTGATTTCACAATCTTCATTAGATGGATTTGAAAATGACACTGAATACACAACAGCTGTCCCAATCTTGCAAAAGCACAAGCGAATAAAACAGTTACatcaa TTAGTTGATGCTTGTCTTCAATTAGATCCTTCTgcaag ACCATCTGCTTACCAGTTACATTATTGCTTGTATATCCGtcat ATAAAGcgcaaacaaaaagaaaaggaTTTTCCATCATTTAATACCATGCTCAATCCTCTGAAGCCTGTGACTAAATTTATTCCTGCAgatg GATCATATCTAGAAAGTAATTCTCCTACTATCGTATCCAACGAAGCCTGGTTGTTTCCCCgctag